A single region of the Selenomonas sp. oral taxon 920 genome encodes:
- the hslV gene encoding ATP-dependent protease subunit HslV, translating to MTFHATTIVAVKKGNKVAIAGDGQVTFGERAIMKANARKVRRLYHGKILAGFAGSVADAFTLFEKFEVKLESYSGNLQRAAVELAKDWRTDKVLRKLEALLLVADKDGILMISGNGEVIEPDGDCTAIGSGGFFALAAARALTAHSTMDAPEIARESLSIAADICVYTNHNITVEVLES from the coding sequence ATGACATTTCATGCAACTACCATTGTCGCTGTCAAAAAAGGAAATAAGGTTGCAATTGCGGGAGACGGGCAGGTAACCTTTGGCGAGCGTGCCATTATGAAAGCGAATGCACGCAAGGTCAGGCGCCTCTATCACGGAAAAATTCTCGCGGGATTTGCGGGATCGGTTGCAGATGCATTTACCTTGTTTGAGAAATTCGAGGTCAAGCTCGAATCCTACAGCGGAAACCTCCAGCGTGCAGCTGTCGAACTTGCGAAGGATTGGCGCACGGACAAGGTGCTCCGTAAGCTTGAGGCGCTCCTGCTCGTCGCAGATAAGGACGGCATTCTCATGATCTCAGGCAACGGCGAGGTCATTGAGCCGGACGGAGACTGCACCGCCATCGGCTCGGGCGGTTTCTTTGCACTCGCCGCAGCGCGTGCCCTCACTGCACACAGCACGATGGATGCGCCGGAAATCGCAAGGGAGTCGCTGTCGATTGCGGCGGACATCTGCGTCTATACGAATCATAATATTACGGTGGAGGTACTGGAATCATGA